AAAATCTTATCGATGTAACATTATCAGAGGAGTCCATAGACTCGAAAAAAATTCATCTCATCTTAAAACACAGAGAATATCACAAAGGTCCAACTGTACACGTTCAATTGTTATCTCAGTTATTTAGCGAGTCCGGAGAAAAAATAGGAGGGGTAGTAATGGAGTTTGATGCAAGCGATGTCTTGCTAGGAAATAAAAACACAGGGCTAGGCAAAACAGGAGAATATGTCCTTGCAAAAAAAGATAGAAATGGAGATGCCCTATTCATAACGCCGCTACGATTTGAACCAGATGCAGCATTAAAGAAAACAATGTCCAAAGACAGAACAGACATGCCAATAGTACAAGCATTGTTAAAAAATGAACAGACTTTTGACAATGCGATAGATTATCGTGAAAAACCAGTCTTTGCCATTACAAGGTATTTTGAAGATGTGGATTGGGGGCTTGTTGTAAAAATTGATCGTGATGAAGCACTCTTACCAATAGAGAATCTAAGAAACATAACATATTTTGCCATAGCAATCACCGTAATTTTTGCCATTATTGCATCAGTCTTATTTTCAAAACCCATATCAGATTCAATACTTAGAATTCGAAATGCTGCAAGAAGTATTTCAAAAGGTAATTTCTCTGAAGAACTACCCAGCACAGGTAGTGACGAAATAAAGGATCTCTCAAAAGACATCAACGAAATGGCAAAAGAATTAGACAATCAAAGAAAGTCTTTGATAAAATCTGAAAGAATGTCTGCAATAGGACAAACAGCAGCTAGAATTGCCCACGATATTAAAAATCCATTAACTGCACTTAATTTGTCAATAGAATTATTCATGAAAAAGCACAAGGATGAATTCGATGAGAAAGATCAAAAACAGCTTAAAATCATAACACAGTCTCTATTCAGAATCAATAGGCAAGTTAATGATGTGTTAGATTTTGTTAGAAATAAACCACTAACAGTAACTGAAAACAAATTAAATGATTTAATTAAAAA
Above is a window of Nitrosopumilus sp. K4 DNA encoding:
- a CDS encoding ATP-binding protein, with product MKIGIKLIILFLIVALIPILTLSVIHYQNTEKQIIDQTFQRLNTSAILIESQIQSEIENHLLALDMFSTRVLLRTSLESHNNFENQKDADIMNLIIDDALLPNSNLDAIYITNNENKIVSSTERAVIGKNLIDVTLSEESIDSKKIHLILKHREYHKGPTVHVQLLSQLFSESGEKIGGVVMEFDASDVLLGNKNTGLGKTGEYVLAKKDRNGDALFITPLRFEPDAALKKTMSKDRTDMPIVQALLKNEQTFDNAIDYREKPVFAITRYFEDVDWGLVVKIDRDEALLPIENLRNITYFAIAITVIFAIIASVLFSKPISDSILRIRNAARSISKGNFSEELPSTGSDEIKDLSKDINEMAKELDNQRKSLIKSERMSAIGQTAARIAHDIKNPLTALNLSIELFMKKHKDEFDEKDQKQLKIITQSLFRINRQVNDVLDFVRNKPLTVTENKLNDLIKNSVNIIQKPEGITIDIPRNDFTIKCDSVKMESVFMNLLTNAIQSIGNKGKITINSFEKNNNIVLEFIDSGPGIPEDIMPHIFDPLFTTKFEGTGLGLVSCKNIIEQHKGTISIKNNPTTVTIQIPKS